A DNA window from Ornithobacterium rhinotracheale DSM 15997 contains the following coding sequences:
- a CDS encoding MotA/TolQ/ExbB proton channel family protein produces MKKRFSLLAMAGIALTSMQANAAVFAQAAQAADAAPAEESQSPIYVLKEFFVMGGPFWMTLPLICLILGLAFSIERMLYLNAADVNTTKLLSEIEDALNSGGIESAKDVARDRKGPVASIAYQALLRVGDGQPFDDVERSVVGYGGVEVGKLERNLSWIGLFIAIAPMLGFMGTVVGMVMAFQDIAKSGSVQAQDMAGNIQVALLTTLAGLVVAIVLQIFYNYLTAKIDSIVNKMEDASISIMDMLVRYRK; encoded by the coding sequence ATGAAAAAACGATTTTCACTTTTAGCTATGGCCGGAATTGCTTTAACATCAATGCAAGCAAACGCGGCAGTATTTGCACAGGCAGCTCAAGCAGCAGATGCAGCGCCTGCTGAGGAAAGCCAAAGTCCAATTTATGTATTGAAGGAATTCTTCGTAATGGGAGGTCCTTTCTGGATGACTTTACCATTAATCTGTTTGATCTTAGGTTTAGCTTTCTCTATCGAAAGAATGTTATACTTAAACGCAGCTGATGTAAATACTACAAAATTATTATCTGAAATTGAAGATGCATTGAACTCAGGAGGAATTGAAAGTGCTAAAGATGTAGCAAGAGACAGAAAAGGTCCAGTTGCTTCTATCGCATACCAAGCTTTATTAAGAGTAGGTGATGGGCAGCCTTTCGATGATGTAGAACGCTCTGTTGTAGGATACGGAGGAGTAGAGGTAGGAAAATTAGAAAGAAACCTTTCTTGGATTGGATTATTTATCGCGATTGCTCCGATGCTTGGATTCATGGGTACGGTAGTAGGGATGGTAATGGCGTTCCAAGATATCGCAAAAAGTGGTTCAGTACAAGCACAAGACATGGCGGGTAACATCCAGGTAGCGTTATTAACAACCTTAGCAGGTTTGGTGGTAGCTATCGTGTTACAGATTTTCTATAACTACTTAACAGCTAAGATAGATAGCATCGTAAACAAAATGGAAGATGCCTCAATTTCTATCATGGATATGTTAGTTCGTTACAGAAAATAA
- a CDS encoding ExbD/TolR family protein, whose amino-acid sequence MAKKKLPEINASSMADIAFLLLTFFLIASSMEKSEGIQRQLPDMSKDTKDQTIKVEQRNAIEFVANAYGQILYKENPTEVRQINLKEVKELVRRHVDNGGGVDKDGQPCNYCQGERRPDLSAHPSLAIVSVKFDKGTSWKDYMALQGEIEAAYEDLKAAYVKRAYNRDWETLIPNPTKGDDEGDNAIIKDANSKYPKIIAEPKPSDASQ is encoded by the coding sequence ATGGCAAAGAAAAAATTACCAGAAATTAATGCGAGCTCTATGGCGGACATTGCTTTCTTGCTCTTGACATTCTTCTTGATTGCTTCATCTATGGAGAAATCAGAAGGGATTCAGAGACAGCTTCCTGATATGTCTAAGGATACAAAAGACCAGACAATCAAGGTAGAGCAAAGAAACGCAATAGAATTCGTAGCAAACGCATACGGACAGATTCTTTACAAAGAAAACCCTACAGAGGTAAGACAAATTAATCTTAAGGAAGTTAAAGAATTGGTTAGAAGACATGTTGATAATGGTGGCGGTGTAGATAAAGACGGTCAGCCTTGTAATTACTGTCAAGGAGAGAGAAGACCAGATCTATCTGCTCACCCATCTTTAGCCATCGTCTCTGTGAAATTTGATAAAGGTACCTCTTGGAAAGACTATATGGCACTGCAAGGTGAAATAGAAGCTGCGTATGAGGATCTAAAAGCTGCTTATGTTAAGCGTGCTTATAACAGAGATTGGGAAACATTGATTCCTAATCCTACCAAGGGAGATGACGAAGGAGATAATGCTATTATCAAAGATGCAAACAGCAAGTATCCAAAGATTATTGCTGAACCAAAACCATCTGACGCTTCTCAATAA